The stretch of DNA TTGTGTTTTAATTAATGAGCAAGATTTTTCTTGTGCCGATTTCTTCCCTGCTGTTTTGAAAGATAATGACAGAGCTCTTATTGTTGGAACGCGAACGGCTGGGGCTGGAGGATTTGTTTTCAATGTACAGTTCCCTAACAGAACAGGAATTAAAAGTTGTTCTTTGACAGGGTCTTTAGCGGTTAGAGAACAAGGTGCCTTGATTGAAAATCTTGGGGTTGAACCTCATATTGAGATACCCTTTACATCTAATGATATTCGTTATCGAGGTTATTCTGAGTATCTTGAAAAAGTAAAAAAATTAGTTTGTCAGCTAATCAATAACGATAGTGTAATCATGCTTTCCGAGGACGGAAGTTTTTAACGATTGTCTTCATCCATGATTAAGGTAAGGGTTTTTCGATTTTTAGTATCGAAAAGCCCTTATTGTGTTTAAATATTTTGGCGGCGGGAGGAGATGATGCATGCGTAAGGTTATCGTGTGTTCGCCTAGGGGGTTTTGTGCGGGAGTGATTCGCGCGATACAAACCGTAGAAAAGGCTTTAGAGAAGTGGGGGGGGCCTATTTATGTTAAGCATGAGATTGTGCATAATCGTCATGTTGTAGATAAATTACGGGCTAAGGGAGCGATCTTTGTTGAAGATTTGCAAGAAATTCCTAGGAATAGTCGAGTAATTTATTCAGCACATGGGGTTCCCCCTTCTATAAGACAAGAAGTTAAAGAGCGAGGGCTGATTGCTATTGATGCCACATGCGGGCTTGTGACAAGAATTCATTCCGCAGTCAAGATGTATGCTAAGAAGGGATACCATATTATTCTTATAGGGAAAAGAAAACATGTTGAGGTGATCGGGATATGTGGAGAAGCCCCCGATAACATTACCGTTGTGGAAAATCTTGCTGAAGTAGAATCCTTGCTTTTTAGTGTGCAGGATCCTCTGTTCTATGTGATGCAGACGACGTTAAGCATGGATGATGCCGCGGATATCGTCGCTGCTTTAAAAACTCGTTATCCTCAAATCATTACTCTCCCAAGCTCTTCTATCTGTTATGCTACGCAGAACCGTCAGGGGGCATTACGCAACATTCTTCCGAAGGTAGAGTTTGTATATGTAATAGGAGATCCTCAAAGCTCTAATTCCAACCGCTTGAGAGAAGTGGCTGCGAGGCGAGGTGTTGTAGCTAGACTTATCAATAGTCCTGAGGAAATTTCCGAGGAAATTTTGCACTATTCTGGAAATATTGGCGTAACTGCCGGGGCTTCGACTCCTGAAGATGTTGTTCAGGCCTGTCTAACAAAACTGCAGGAATGGATTCCTAATTTGGAAATTGAAACGGATCTTTTCGTAGAAGAAGATATGGTGTTTCAGCTGCCTAAAGAACTACAATAAAGAAAATCCGATGAGAAATTCTCATCGGATGAATGCCATTATTGATACAGGCTACGGACGGCATCGTGCTGTGTTTGTAAGATTTGTAGTAGAAAGTTGTCCATGTTTCTCCAGTGATCTTTAAGCTCTTCTATCGATCGGAGCATTTCATCGTGCTCTAGGCGAAATAGCTCTTTGTAGCTTTCTGCTATCGTTCGGACAGCATTGGCACGAAGATCATAGACTGTTGAAGAAACTTTTGCTAACTCGGATAGAGAGGTGCAGATTTTTCCCATTCCTTCAAAAAACGTTTTTGAGGAGGCTCGCTGCCATCCTCCTGTTGCCTTGCGAATGACATTCAGTAGGCCTTCTCCTCCAACCTCCCCGATCAAGGGTGAAACAGCTCCGAAAATACCTAAGGTAGCCGTAGCGATACCGAGCCATTTCGTAATTTGAGCTTGTCTAGCAAAGGAGTTGGCAATATTCTTGGCTTCTCGCATGAAATGCTCTCGAGTGGTGCGGCGCTCTAAAAGATCTTGTTCGCGACTATTGAGCATGAGTTTCATAATCTCTGCGCAGATACGTAAAATATCCAAATGGTTAAGGCGTATGCGAAGCAATTGACTGAGTTGGGCTTCAGAAAGAGCAAACTCACGCACTTCTTGGGGTAGATATTCAGGATGGGGGGTGTGATGGCGTTGTTTTTTAGTAGGAACGTCTAGAGTTACCGCGAAAGGTTCCTTTTCTTCATGTTGATCCGGGTGGTCGTGATCACGGTTGCGTTCGCGATCGCCTTCTTGAGGCTGATCGTCTTGATCTTGCGATCGCCCTTCCTTAATCGAAGCTTCTGTTTGAGCCTTTGTTTCAAATAGAGCCATGGGGCTCATAAGTGTTCGGAATGGCAAGCTGTCTTTTCGAGATGAAGGAGAAGCATCGGAAGATTGAGAAGATGATGTTGTAAGCGCTTTTTCTGAGAGATGGCTCTCCTTTTTGTTGAAGACGGTAATGAAAAGTCGAGTGGGGGGAGGAGAGCTCAGAGAAGAGGATGCGTGAGGTTGTGTGAAATTGGGACCAGGGAGCAAAGCTGTAAGAGTTGTGGTATTCTTCGAAGTGTTTTGCAGAGAAGTTGTGCATACATGTTTCAAAGAAAGAGGTTTTGAAGAAGCTTGAGAAAAGATTTTTTCGGGTAGTGGGACGAGGTCCTGAGAATTCTGAGGTGTTGATTGGGGTGAAGAGGGGGCTTCCTTTGTTATAGAGCTTGCTGTTGAGGAAGACAAAAAACCTCGTTGGGGCGTTGAGGCATGCTTGGTGAATAGAGATTCGCTCGGTGAAGAGTAACTTTTCATTGTGGTACAAAGAGCATTCTCTACATTTGTAATAATCGATAAGCAAAGATCAGAGCAAGCGCGCAATAATGCTTCCTGTTGGGTGTCTAAAGTCTGTATATCGCAGGAAATGGCTGAGGTCGTTTCACAAGCGGTCTCTTGCTGCTCTCCAGGTACTGGGGAGAGGGGTGAAAGCTGGGTTTCTTGAGTTACAGATATCGTCATAGGTTCGAATCGTTATCGTAAAGCTTCTACAAATGTTTGGTCGATTTCTCTTTGTAATTGTAGAGTTTCTGAGAGTTGTTCAAAAGAGGTTTGCAAGGAATCGAGGAGTTGTTCTGCTCGTAATAAATATTCATCTCGCTCCCAATTGATACATTCGATATGGGAGTCAATTTGGGTGCAGCGTGCACGCAGTTTTTGACTGCTTGCCTGTAAGGAAAGGGCGATGCCCTGTGTGAGTCCCAGCATTCCCGATAATGCAGGAGAGATGGATTTTACCACCCCTTCTAAAAGAGGGCTCATTCCAAGTTTAGCAACGTAAAGAGAGGAGAGGGAGAGCATGCAGCTAAAAAGAGTTAAGGCTAGTTTCACATAACCAAGGTAACGCATCTTTTTTTCCAGATCATTGCCGGGAAGATGTTTAGCGATAGCTCGCCATCCGTCAAAAGCTTCTAAAAGGGAGATGACGATCATGATGAGGGCTGCAAAGAGCGCGCACCAAGAAAGGATACCACCTCCCATAGCTATGATGGTTACTGCTACTCCCATCTCCATCCAGGGAACAATAGTGGCTACGATGCTAGCTAAAGAATCCCAGAATCTCGTGGTTTTTGCTTTAGCAACTAGTTTCTGCACTTGTTCAATACGTTGTTGGTGCAGCATCGTTAGCTCGTTTTGAGTGGTTTCTAAATTTTCTTTGTAAGAGGAATATGCAGAAAAATCCGAGAGGATGCCTTGCTTAGTCAGAAGATAGCTCAAAGAGAAAATGCCTATAGTAGGGGGAGTAATGAGGGGAACTACCGCTGTTGCTCGCGCTTTTCTTTTTTGTATGGTCAGGGCTTTTTGCTGTGGATGAGGATTTTCTTTTGAAGAATGATCAGAAGAGTCCTGGTGTTCGCTAAATGTTTTCGAAAGAGGGGGTGGCGTGCGAAGCGGGGATTCTTGCTGCTTTTGTGCCTCAACAAACGCTTTCTTTTCTGAAATGAAGCTATCTTTTAGAGCTTTTGTTTCAGAAGACGGTGATGAAGCTTCTTCTCTGGAAGCTGGGCAGAACTCTTTGGAAAGGGGGAGCTCCGGGTGCTTCTGGGGATGAGGAGTTTGAAGGGGTGTTTCTGGGGGAGTAAATTGTTGCGAGACCCTCATCTCGACTTGCTTTGGATGAGCGAAAGTCTGTGCCTGAGGGTGTGTTTTCGCGGGCAGCTCGCGAAGAGAAGATTTAGCATGCCCTTGGGAAAAAAGACTCCAAGGAGAAGAGGTTGTAGTACGTATGGTTGAGGAAAACTGGGAAAGGGGAGAACTTCCAAAGAGCATTACGCGTTCTTTAGGGGTGGCTAGTTGTAACTTAGCACGAAAAACAGGAGAACGTTGGGATTGAGAGGGATTTTTAGCAAACAAACTTCGTACACAGGAAGGCATAGTTTCCGAAGATAAGGAGCACGAAAAAGGAAATTTTTCTGCAGGGGAAACTGGAGTGGGATCTGGTAAATCTGGTTTTTGAGAAAGAGAAATGTCTATTGATTGAGCAAGCCAGGACGACATAATGACTAGAGTCTTTTGTGGTTAAGAATACGATTTGATGGCTAAAATTTCTTCTTTTAACGCGTTATAAGAAGAACTCAATTTGGCTTTTTGCCAGGCAAGATCCAAAGCCTTTTCCGCTTCTTCAGGATTGTTGAGAAGAGTGTAGCAGACATAGGCATAGTAGTGGGGATATGGGTCTTTTTCCCTTAGCAAAGCCGCTACGCCATAAGCATGGAGGGCTTGCGGATATTTTTGACGCATGTGGAGGGATGCTCCCAAAGAAAACCAAAACTTAGAAACGAAAGGATTGAAAAAAACTAACCAGTAGAAGGCTGTAGAGCTCTCTTCGTACTCGCCTTGCAAATAGGCTTGGTATCCTTCCTTATAAACTCGTTCTAGATCTTCCGCAGACAGCTTAAAAACCTTTTGGTATGTATCTAAAGGGATGTCCTTGTTGGGGATATACTTGTCGAAATACGCTTCCATATCATCTGGAAGAGGATACATGTGCGGATGAGTCTTAGAAATTTTATCAAGTATATAAGCTAAATAACGCATTAGGGACGCATATTGTAAATAAAGGTGTCCATTAGTTCTTTCAATAGTTTCAAGACGTTAGATCTTGCTTGGTGGCACTGAGAAACCTCCTGGAGAAGCCGTTGCATGTCTGTTCGTTCTAGCTGGGTGATTTTCTCCATGTTTTCTTTGCGCATTTGGATATTTTCTTTCAGGAGCTTTTTCTCATCTTCAGACCAAGTATAAGAGTCTCCAATCGATACACCGAGTTTTTTAGCTCGATCAACAAGAGCTTGCATTTCCTCGTTTTGATTCCAATCAATGGCTCCTTTCTCATTGTTAATTTTAGACAACAGTAGTGTCAGTGTATCCACGTTGTCTGTTCGTTCTTTGACGCGCAGATATAACTCATGAGCTTCGGCTTCTGCCTGTCCTAAAATTCTAGCCATGAGTTTCATGAAGCGTAAAAAAACATTTTCGATCGGAGGTGTCTTGGGAGTCTCCTCTGTGGTCGTGGGGGAAGCAAATAAGGACATTGGAGAAGGAGGCTTTTTCTGAAAGGAGCTTTGACAGAACTCTGGATTTGCTTTGCAAGAAGAACGAGAAGCAGAGTTATATGCAAAATGAGACACAGAGAAGATGTTTGTATCGGTCTCGTTTACGTGATCTGAGGATAGACTCGACTTGGATTTTTTTTGGGTCCACACTTTTACATCATCTGTTTGATCCTCTTCTTGATGAGAGTCCTTATGATTGTGTTCTTGGTTTGAGTTTCTTTCTTGACGTCCTTCCTGTTTTCCTTTTTCTGCTGAGTATGTTTTGGTTATTGGAGCAGAACGTTCCCACTCCTGTTGAGGATGTTGTGTCGCTTTTGTCGAAAGAGCGGACTGGTAAGAGCGAGAGTTCTCGTTAGAAGCTTTTTGAGAGGGAGAGGGATTAGCTCGTGTGTGTGGAACGATAGATGATGGAACCGCTTTGATCACTCCGCGCACGGGATTGGAAAGTAGAGAGGGTTGTCCTTGCATAGCAAAGGGTCGAGCTAATGGTTGAGGAGAGCTCTTCCCTTGATGGGAGAGAGTGGAGGATGCCGGTTTCGCTTGCATAGAGAATAGGGAGAATGTCCCTTTCGGGGCAGGCTGAGTGGGAGCTGTCGTTCCTTTTTGTAAAAGGTGAGAAGGATTGGAAGAAGAAGTATCTTCTAAAGCTTGCATCAGCTCAGAAATTTGAATTTCTAACTCTACTGTTTCAGGAGGAAGGAAGATCAGACTGTGTTGAGACACTGGAGAGAGGAGTCCCTCCTGAGCAGTACAAATGCTTGCGATTCCTAATAAGGAGATTAGCGTTTCGTTGCAGCACTCTTCAACGGATGAAGAGAGAACAACCTCTCCCAAGGTTGTTTTCAATACTCCTTTATCTTGGGTAAGGACTTGGGATGTATTCCCTAGGTCTCCCTTTAGAGAAGTGTTGGCTGACACGGAGGAAAGGGGGGTAGGGGTATCCATAATTACAGAAGTTGATGTATCACAAGCCTTTCGGAAAGGAGGGACCTTAGCTAAAAAGTATTTTTCATGCAAGTTTGATTATAGAGAAGAGGGAGGGCGTTACTTTCTGAGATTCAATAAATTAATTTGCGATTTAGATGGTCGGCAATGAGACGGTCGAGAAGAAAAAGCGGTAATCTTGATACAATAGAGGGGGAAGTGTTTGTTTTTTTTTATCTGATTAAAAGGTTGGCATTGGAAAAGATGTGAAAACTTTCCCAATGTACGAGGAAAAGCGCTCGGAAGTAATTAACCTATTGCTAAAATAAGCCGTAGGCGATACCATGGTCTCCTCTTTCGGTGTCTATGCCCAGGTGGTGAAATTGGTAGACACGCTGGATTTAGGATCCAGTGCTTCGCGGCATGTAGGTTCAAGTCCTATCCTGGGCAACTCTTTCTTCCTCATTCTTTTTCAGATAGTTGTGTTTTATCGAGAATCCGTATCTGCGGAAAAAATGGGGGAATTTCCATGAAGCGGCTGTCGATGCTTGCAGGAATGATTTCGTTAAGTTCTACTGTTTTTGGAGAAGTGTATAGCGAGTCTTTGGTTGGACCGTCAGAAAGCACTTTTATTGCAGGCGTAGAATTTGAAGAGCGGGAGGGCGAAAGCATCCCTTACAGTTTTCACTACCCTTATCAATATGATTATTATTATCCCGAAACAGGAGTGGATGAGGAAGATGTAGAGAGCTCGGCAGGGGATGCGGAATGCCCTTGTAAGAAAAAAGTTCCTGATAAGAAGAAAAAAAAGGAGTCCCGTCGAAGACGTCCATCTTAGGAATTCCTGGGATGATAGGCGTGGAATTTCTCAATCAAGCTCTCCGAAGCGACATGCGTATAGATCTCTGTGGAAGAAATACGAGAGTGCCCAAGCATTTCTTGAATAATGCGGAGATCCGCTTGATTATTGAGTAGATGTGTAGCAAACGCATGTCGCAAGGAATGCGGGGAGATGTGTTTTGTTGTAACGGATTTTGCATAAAAGGTAATCCGTTTCCACACGCAGGAACGCTCTAATTTTTTCCCTCTGATAGACAAAAATAGGTGTTCTTCAGAGGGATATTTTTTTTGTAAGATTTCTCTAAAAGAGGCTAAATAGGAATCAATCGCTTGCCTTGCTTTCATGCTGATAGGAACAAGGCGCGTTTTTCTTCCCTTTCCTGTCACTCGAATAAAGTCATCACTAATATCCCCAATACAAAGATCACAAAGCTCGGATACGCGAATGCCTGTGGCATAGAACGTATACAAGATGGCGGTATCTCTACTGGCTATGTGGGCATTTAAATGGGGAAGGCTAAGAGGTCGATTCAGTAACGAGTTGACTTCTTCTGTAGAAAGAATAGAAGGAAGTTTTTTCCAAATTTTAGGATGCTCTATAAAAGGCTGTTGCTGGATCAACTTAGCATCTTTTAGGAAATGGAAGAACACTTTGAGTGCTATCAGCCGACGGGCTAAAGTGGTTTCAGATTCTTTTGCTTGGTGACATCTTTCTACAAAAAGAAAGACACTCTCTTGGTTAATCGTGTCTAGAGTAGTAATGGGTACGCGTTGCAAAAAAAGAAGGATATCTTGGCAATAGGCTTGCACAGAAAGAGGAGCGATCCCTCGGTCGACAGCAAGAAAGATCGTAAATTGATTGATTAGCTGTTGGTGAAGAGGGGAGGGCATAGATATCCTTTTAGACAACAAACGATAAAGATTCGAAGTCTTTTTATAGAGATAAACTTTTTTAGAATAGAATAAATCGTTCTTACGCTGTTTTAGAATAAGAGTTCTTTTAATTCTGAGCTTGGGGGGTGCTGTATTGATAATAACCTTTCCAAAAGGTACCATGGAAGGCTCTCCTTTTGCTCTAAAAAGAAGACCGTCAAAAAGGGCAGGAGGCTTGTATAAGGGACCAGGAGTTTTATGATTAAGATAGCACAAAGTTTCAAACCTTACATAATGGAGCCTGGAGCTAAGATTCCTATTCCCGGGTCGACTTTGTATGCACAGGTGTTTCCTTCGCTTTGGAGAATATTTTCTTCTTCGCATACGGTATTAGACGAAGGGAGGATTCCTTTGAGCGGTCCTTTGAAACGTTTTGTAGTATTTCAAAACTTGGATCGAGGGGGCATTGCTGTGATGTCTGATCAATACAAGTATTACCTGTCTCCTCAGGGAGAGTATACTACCTCGATAGCGAAGCTTCCTCCTGCCTCTTCGCATTCCGGAGAATATGTTTCTTTCGGTGTGCACAAGCATGCGGATCTAGAAAAAATTCGAAGACGAAAAGATCTCAAGGAGATTCTGCCTTTTGTATTTCGGCATGGAGTACTTTTGCAACAGCTTTCTTTGCCACCTTTAAAACAGACGGCGGTGTCTCTTCTTTTGAAGCAGTTAGATGAAGCGATTGCAAAAGCAGATAAGGAAAGGATTTTTCCTTTGTTAGAAAACTTTGTGTATGCCGGGATATCGAAGACTTTGTTGCCGCGTCTGTATGATGAGGAGTATCAGGGAATTGTGTCAGAAGATCCCAAACACGAGCAAGAAGAAGTTCCTTTTGCATTACTGAGAGCTGCAGCTCTCAGTATGCAAAAAATCTTTATAGAAGAACAAGACGGAGTGGTGACTGTATTGCCCGCGCTTCCCCCAGAGTTCCCCTGCGGTAGATGGGTTGGGCTCTCCTTGAGTATGGGGGAGATTTCTTTTGAATGGGCGAAAAAAAAACTTCGAAAGGTTGTGTTAAAAGCGCACTCTTCTGGAGCTATTGTGATAACGACTCCGGGGATTCGTTCATGCCGTTTGCGTATAGAAGAACAAGGGAAAAATCTCTCTTGTCAAATGAAAAAAAATTTAGAAAAAGTGGAGATAAAAGCGGGAACCACGTATTTATGGGACCGTTTTCATCAATAAATTCGTAAAATATCGTGGATCCTTTTTTCTTAAATACGCAGCATGTGGAACTTTTGGTTTCTGGTAAGCAGAACAGCCCACAAGATCTTTTAGGAATCGTTTCTGAAAGCTTGAATCAAGATCGAATAGTTCTTTTTCGGCCGGGAGCACAGACTGTTTTTGTTGAGCTGCAAGGGAAAATTCAGCAGGCAGAGCCTCACCACTCGGGGATTTTTTCTCTTCCCGTAATGAAAGGAATTACTCCTCGAGATTATCGTGTTTATCACCAAAACGGTCTGTTAGCTCATGACCCTTATGCTTTTCCTCTACTTTGGGGCGAAGTCGATTCTTTTTTATTCCATGAGGGAACTCATCAGAATATCTATGAGCGTATGGGGGCTATCCCTTGTGAGGTTGGTGGGATTCCTGGTGTGTGGTTTGTAGTTTGGGCTCCCCATGCTCAAAGAGTTTCTGTTATTGGAGATTTTAATGGTTGGCATGGACTAGTTAACCCTTTGCATAAAGTTTCCGATCAAGGAGTGTGGGAGTTATTTGTCCCAGGTCTTACAGCCGGTTCTTGTTACAAGTGGGAAATGGTGACTGAGTCAGGGCAAATTCTCATTAAATCGGATCCATATGGTAAATTTTTTGGTCCTCCTCCGCAGAGTGTTTCTATTGTTGTGGATGATCATTATGAATGGAGCGATCAAGAGTGGTTAGAAGAGCGCGCTAAAAAGATCGAAGGCCCCATGAATATCTATGAAGTGCATATGGGGTCTTGGAGATGGCAAGATGGAAAGCCTTTAAATTATCGAGGGGTTGCTGATCAACTTGCTCTTTATTGTAAACAGATGCACTACACGCATGTGGAGCTACTTCCTGTGACAGAGCATCCGTTAAATGAGTCTTGGGGATACCAAACGACTGGGTACTATGCTCCAACAAGTCGTTATGGTTCTTTTCAAGATTTACAATATTTTATAGATACCATGCATCAGCATGGTATTGGAGTAATTTTAGACTGGGTTCCGGGACATTTTCCTACAGATTCTTTTGCGATGAGTAGCTTTGATGGCTCTCCGTTGTATGAATATACAAGGAATCCCAGTCCCTTGCATCCTCATTGGCATACCTATACCTTTGATTATTCCAAGCCAGAGGTCTGTAATTTCCTTTTAGGAAGCGCTCTCTTTTGGATCGATAAAATGCATGTAGATGGCATTCGAGTCGATGCGGTCTCCTCGATGTTGTACTTAGATTATGGAAGAAATCCAGGAGAGTGGACCCCGAATCGCTATGGGGGAAGAGAAAATCTCGATGCAGTTCGTTTCCTTCAACAATTCAATACAGTGATTCATGAGAAGTATCCTGGAGTTCTAACTTTTGCTGAAGAGTCGACAACTTTCCCTAAGATTACGGCATCTGTAGAAGAGGGGGGGCTTGGTTTCGACTATAAATGGAACATGGGTTGGATGCATGATACCCTGCATTATTTTGAAAAAGATTTTCCATATCGTCCCTATCATCAAAGTGATCTGACATTCCCTCAGTGGTATGCTTTTAGTGAGAGGTTCCTATTGCCGTTTTCTCATGATGAAGTGGTTCATGGTAAACGGAGCTTGATTGGGAAGATGCCTGGTGATGCGTGGAGGCAATTCGCTCAACTACGTTTATTGTTGGGGTACCATATTTGTCAGCCGGGTAAAAAACTTCTTTTTATGGGAGGAGAATTTGGGCATGGACGAGAATGGGCGCCAAGTCGTGAATTGGATTGGGAGTTATTGGATATCCATTATCATCAGGGAGTGCATCTGTGTTCTCAAGAATTGAATGCCTTATATGAGAAAAGTCCGCAGTTGTGGGAAGGAGATCACCTGCCACAAACCTTTCAGTGGATCGATTTCAGCGATCATCGTAATGGGGTTATTGCTTATTTAAGGTTTGCTTCTCAGGATGAGAAAAATGCTTTGCTGTGTGTACATCATTTTGGAGTGAATCATTTTCCGCAGTATTTGCTCCCCATACCTCCTCTCAAGTGTTGCGCTCTGCTTATCAATACCGATGATCGAAAATTCGGAGGATCAGGAAAAGGCTTTCGAGAGCCAAAAATTCTAACTCCAGAACAAGCCAAGCGAGAGTGGGAATCTGCAGGATTACGTCGTCAAAATGAGGACAGTGACGCTGCATGGGGGTTGGATATAGAAATGCCCCCATCAGCGACTCTGATTTTTTCTGTAACCTTGCAAGAATCTTACAAAGAAGGCCAGCTCAAAGAGGAGAACTTCGCCATATCCCCTTGTGATGAGCGGATGAATTGAGCGAGCTGGGCTTTTCTTTGCGAGACATCTTGGGAGACTTTGTCTTCAAGAGAGAACTCAGGGTTTTCCAAGTACCATTCTAAAACCCGACAGCACC from Chlamydia suis encodes:
- a CDS encoding site-specific tyrosine recombinase XerD; the protein is MPSPLHQQLINQFTIFLAVDRGIAPLSVQAYCQDILLFLQRVPITTLDTINQESVFLFVERCHQAKESETTLARRLIALKVFFHFLKDAKLIQQQPFIEHPKIWKKLPSILSTEEVNSLLNRPLSLPHLNAHIASRDTAILYTFYATGIRVSELCDLCIGDISDDFIRVTGKGRKTRLVPISMKARQAIDSYLASFREILQKKYPSEEHLFLSIRGKKLERSCVWKRITFYAKSVTTKHISPHSLRHAFATHLLNNQADLRIIQEMLGHSRISSTEIYTHVASESLIEKFHAYHPRNS
- a CDS encoding glycoside hydrolase family 95-like protein; the protein is MIKIAQSFKPYIMEPGAKIPIPGSTLYAQVFPSLWRIFSSSHTVLDEGRIPLSGPLKRFVVFQNLDRGGIAVMSDQYKYYLSPQGEYTTSIAKLPPASSHSGEYVSFGVHKHADLEKIRRRKDLKEILPFVFRHGVLLQQLSLPPLKQTAVSLLLKQLDEAIAKADKERIFPLLENFVYAGISKTLLPRLYDEEYQGIVSEDPKHEQEEVPFALLRAAALSMQKIFIEEQDGVVTVLPALPPEFPCGRWVGLSLSMGEISFEWAKKKLRKVVLKAHSSGAIVITTPGIRSCRLRIEEQGKNLSCQMKKNLEKVEIKAGTTYLWDRFHQ
- the glgB gene encoding 1,4-alpha-glucan branching protein GlgB, giving the protein MDPFFLNTQHVELLVSGKQNSPQDLLGIVSESLNQDRIVLFRPGAQTVFVELQGKIQQAEPHHSGIFSLPVMKGITPRDYRVYHQNGLLAHDPYAFPLLWGEVDSFLFHEGTHQNIYERMGAIPCEVGGIPGVWFVVWAPHAQRVSVIGDFNGWHGLVNPLHKVSDQGVWELFVPGLTAGSCYKWEMVTESGQILIKSDPYGKFFGPPPQSVSIVVDDHYEWSDQEWLEERAKKIEGPMNIYEVHMGSWRWQDGKPLNYRGVADQLALYCKQMHYTHVELLPVTEHPLNESWGYQTTGYYAPTSRYGSFQDLQYFIDTMHQHGIGVILDWVPGHFPTDSFAMSSFDGSPLYEYTRNPSPLHPHWHTYTFDYSKPEVCNFLLGSALFWIDKMHVDGIRVDAVSSMLYLDYGRNPGEWTPNRYGGRENLDAVRFLQQFNTVIHEKYPGVLTFAEESTTFPKITASVEEGGLGFDYKWNMGWMHDTLHYFEKDFPYRPYHQSDLTFPQWYAFSERFLLPFSHDEVVHGKRSLIGKMPGDAWRQFAQLRLLLGYHICQPGKKLLFMGGEFGHGREWAPSRELDWELLDIHYHQGVHLCSQELNALYEKSPQLWEGDHLPQTFQWIDFSDHRNGVIAYLRFASQDEKNALLCVHHFGVNHFPQYLLPIPPLKCCALLINTDDRKFGGSGKGFREPKILTPEQAKREWESAGLRRQNEDSDAAWGLDIEMPPSATLIFSVTLQESYKEGQLKEENFAISPCDERMN
- a CDS encoding ATP synthase subunit I — encoded protein: MSSWLAQSIDISLSQKPDLPDPTPVSPAEKFPFSCSLSSETMPSCVRSLFAKNPSQSQRSPVFRAKLQLATPKERVMLFGSSPLSQFSSTIRTTTSSPWSLFSQGHAKSSLRELPAKTHPQAQTFAHPKQVEMRVSQQFTPPETPLQTPHPQKHPELPLSKEFCPASREEASSPSSETKALKDSFISEKKAFVEAQKQQESPLRTPPPLSKTFSEHQDSSDHSSKENPHPQQKALTIQKRKARATAVVPLITPPTIGIFSLSYLLTKQGILSDFSAYSSYKENLETTQNELTMLHQQRIEQVQKLVAKAKTTRFWDSLASIVATIVPWMEMGVAVTIIAMGGGILSWCALFAALIMIVISLLEAFDGWRAIAKHLPGNDLEKKMRYLGYVKLALTLFSCMLSLSSLYVAKLGMSPLLEGVVKSISPALSGMLGLTQGIALSLQASSQKLRARCTQIDSHIECINWERDEYLLRAEQLLDSLQTSFEQLSETLQLQREIDQTFVEALR
- the ispH gene encoding 4-hydroxy-3-methylbut-2-enyl diphosphate reductase, translated to MRKVIVCSPRGFCAGVIRAIQTVEKALEKWGGPIYVKHEIVHNRHVVDKLRAKGAIFVEDLQEIPRNSRVIYSAHGVPPSIRQEVKERGLIAIDATCGLVTRIHSAVKMYAKKGYHIILIGKRKHVEVIGICGEAPDNITVVENLAEVESLLFSVQDPLFYVMQTTLSMDDAADIVAALKTRYPQIITLPSSSICYATQNRQGALRNILPKVEFVYVIGDPQSSNSNRLREVAARRGVVARLINSPEEISEEILHYSGNIGVTAGASTPEDVVQACLTKLQEWIPNLEIETDLFVEEDMVFQLPKELQ
- a CDS encoding SycD/LcrH family type III secretion system chaperone, coding for MRYLAYILDKISKTHPHMYPLPDDMEAYFDKYIPNKDIPLDTYQKVFKLSAEDLERVYKEGYQAYLQGEYEESSTAFYWLVFFNPFVSKFWFSLGASLHMRQKYPQALHAYGVAALLREKDPYPHYYAYVCYTLLNNPEEAEKALDLAWQKAKLSSSYNALKEEILAIKSYS